TGGCGTGGTCTACTATTGGATCAACAAAGGGCTGATCACCGGACGTCGCCACAACGCTGGCTCGCCTTACTTGCTAGCAATCACGCCCGAGCTTGAGCAAGAGTTAGTGAAGCGAGTTGCCCAGTCGACACGCATCAAACCCCAGTAATTCCGTTGTTTTCACAACTTCTATCCCTAAAGCCTATTGCAAGAGGTGTAGTATGCGGCCACCGTCCCAAACGTGATCGACCGTCTCGTCCAGCAAGCCATCTTCTTAGTCCTGACGCCAATCTTTGATCCGGAGTTCTCCGAATCAAGCTTTGGCTTTCGTCCTCATCGCTCGGCTCACGAAGCGATTCATCTCGTTCAACAGCATCTTCGTGCCGGCTATCGCTGGTGCGTCGATATCGACCTGTCGAAGTTCTTCGACACCGTTCAACATGATGTGTTGATGCATCGCGTTGGTCGCAAAGTCCGCGATAAGAGACTGCTGCGACTGATCGGGAACTACTTACGAGCCGGTGTGATGATCGATACCCAATTCCACCCATCGAGCGAAGGCACGATGCAAGGCGGTCCGTTATCTCCGTTTCTTTCAAACGTCCTGCTGGATGATTTTGACAAGGAGATGGAGTCACGTGGTCATCGCTTTGTACGTTATGCGGATGACTTCTTGGTGTTCTCCAAGACTGAGCAGTCGGCCACACGCGTCTTTGCTTCGGTGGAACGCTACCTGACTGGCAAACTGAAGCTCGTGATCAACCGCGAGAAGAGCGGCATTCGACCTGCGGAGGCAACCGAGTATCTCGGTTATTGCTTTCACGGTACCGGAGGCCGATTCAAAGTAAGTGGGAAGAAACTTCGCAAGTTCAAAGACCGCGTCAAAGAGCTGACACGTCGCAAACGTGGCGTGTCGATTCAGAGACGGCTGAGGTCAAGTTCCTCAAGCGTTTCTAGCCCTGCAAGGTTTGTCAAATCCGCATCGACAGTCTTCGTATCCGAAGCGTTCAATCGCTTTAGTTTGCGAATCGAGGCAATGTGTTTAAGTCCGTCGTTGCCGAGATGTATCCCGGTGATCGAAAGGTCAGCGAGATGGTTTAGGTTGAGTAAGAGCTTAAGATCGTCAGCGGTCGCAAGAGTCGGACCAACAGAACCGAAGAACACACCCGTATCGAAGAACACACCCGTTAGGTTCCCGTCGTCGTCGTATTCACAATCCGCGCCGAGACTTGACAGCTTCACTCCAATATCATCTTCAGACCAGGCTACCGGCAGGCAAGCCGTCAAAAAGATGCAAACGGCAATAGTGGATTGGGCAACTTGCATTTTGATGCTCGTTGAGGATGACTTGATCCGACGAACGGCGGGCATCACCAATCCGCGGGAAACAATTTTCAATTGGCAACTCGCCCCGCCAACGCGGCTCGGGTGAATGCCATTGTTCGTCACCTATTCCTCGCCGGATTTGCTCTCCCGCGTGCGATACACGTTCGGACGAGCCATTTTGTCGTACGAGAGTGCCTCCTCTTTAGAGTCGAAGATCTTGAGTTCATCGACTATGTCTAAACGGTACCACTGGTCATAGGTCCTGTCGTGCCGTGATGAAAGGACAATGTAATCAGTGCTTCCGATCGACTCAAATCGAACATCATCCCTCACGCCGAAATAAACGCCTTCCGTTTGGATTATTACGGCCTTCCCAGCAAATCGGGAGTCGCCTTGATGTGGGACATCTTGCGTAGCAGCGATGGAGAAAACAGTCCCGATTAATACGGCCAAAAAAACAAAAGGTGCAACGTAACGATTCATTTCTGAGCTCCAATTCTTAAAGCAACTTGTTGACGAACGACAGCGGTAACGGGGCCGCCGCAAAAAAGCTATGACTTCAAGTCCCGCGTCATCGGCGGCTCCCGTTCATGCGATGGTTCAAGAAAGCCGCTGCGCGGCATAGTTTTCTTGACCGGCATTTTGTCCTCAAGTCCGCGCGATGTGGTGACGTGTTTTTTGCTCTTTCGGCAACACGATGCGGCCACGGCGTGGAATTTCAGTACACTACTTAATGGTGGGTTGCACAGCAGCATGGGATACCCAAGTTCGGAAAGAAGCTCTGCGAAGATTTGAAGACAGGAGAAATCGGTTCAAGTTGCCAAACCAAGTTTTGGAGCGGAGCAGCGCTAAACCACCGGCTGCGTTAGTGCGGTTTAGTCCGAGCGAATGCGAAGCGATTGAAATCATTGCTTCACCCTGAAAAATGAAAGAGACGCTTGATTTCTTCGTCAAGCGTTTTGGACTGGGTGTACGCAATGAGCCGGAAAGAAGGAGGTTGAAGTTGGAGAAATCATTGGTTCATTGTGCATCATCGGACCAGCGAAGGCCAGCGAGATTGAAAACCCTAATAAGCAACGCATGTGCCAATTGTGCCCACCTCAATATTGGCGGGCTTCTTGAACAACGAATTTGAGCATCGGCTCGGTTATGTCGCGTTCGCTCAGCTATTTAGAAGTTTCATCTTCTGTTACCCGAGCAAATCCGCTCGGTGTAATTGCATAGCGAACTAGTTCTTCATCGAACAT
The Novipirellula artificiosorum genome window above contains:
- a CDS encoding reverse transcriptase domain-containing protein, with protein sequence MIDRLVQQAIFLVLTPIFDPEFSESSFGFRPHRSAHEAIHLVQQHLRAGYRWCVDIDLSKFFDTVQHDVLMHRVGRKVRDKRLLRLIGNYLRAGVMIDTQFHPSSEGTMQGGPLSPFLSNVLLDDFDKEMESRGHRFVRYADDFLVFSKTEQSATRVFASVERYLTGKLKLVINREKSGIRPAEATEYLGYCFHGTGGRFKVSGKKLRKFKDRVKELTRRKRGVSIQRRLRSSSSSVSSPARFVKSASTVFVSEAFNRFSLRIEAMCLSPSLPRCIPVIERSARWFRLSKSLRSSAVARVGPTEPKNTPVSKNTPVRFPSSSYSQSAPRLDSFTPISSSDQATGRQAVKKMQTAIVDWATCILMLVEDDLIRRTAGITNPRETIFNWQLAPPTRLG